Genomic segment of Scomber scombrus chromosome 18, fScoSco1.1, whole genome shotgun sequence:
TACTCACAGTAACTGATTTCTGCTTGCAGATCTACTCTAATGTTACTGGTCCTGTCTAAAGAAGGATTgcaaaaacagctgctttaccAAGAAATATTCTGCCAGAACTTAGTCTTGACAGTGTATCTGGTAAGCAACAAGATCATGATTTTCCAGAAAAAGCCCAGATGTCAGtgaagacatcaaagaacacaAATTATACTTTTAGGCCATTTCATTTCGAAAGATTTTGAAAGGAAGAATGACTCCATGTCATAAAACTCTCCAGACTGACCATAACTAAACATGTTTTACTATGGTAGTGAAGTGTGGTCGCCCAAACAAGGTTATTAAAAATTGTATAAAAGCCAGACTGAAACCCTACAAACTAAAATTGGTAACAAGGAGCCtacagaaacaaaagaaacaaccTATGAAGATTTTGAATGGATGATGGAGAAAAGTCCTCTCTGATAGCTGCTGGTCAAAAAGCTCTGATCCACTAACATCACACAGCCTCAGCAGACTGCACACAATCTGAACAATTAAACTATCCAATTGACCACGACCTGGCCATTGGATCAGTGGAAACAGACAAATCTGTCAGTAGTAAATTCTGGCACAACAACAAGAGGTGGAAGAAGTGGTTCTTTAGTAAGAACCAAGCAACAGAAAATGTCCTACCTTCTGTCACTCTGTTGGTGCGTCACGTTGGCCACACATCTTCGTGGTGTCTTCCACagtgtggatataatgactcaGTTTCACCTTCACCTTTTTTGAGAAATCTATAAAGGCAGATTAGATAGTAAGTCTCACCTTTTTAAAGCttcaagaagaaaagaaaaaagcacacCCTTACAGCACAAGTTCTCTCATCTTTTAGCTGGAAGCTCTAACAATATATACCTTCTTTCTAACTGTGGCTCGATAAACTTCTACATCTACATCTTCtacatttactttatatttaaagtCCAACTGCTAGAAGATTTATTCATCCCCCTTTGCAGTCAATGTTTTTTATCTAAGGGAAATATCAGAAATGGTCTTTTTTGTTTCCGATAGCAAGCAGCTAGATAGCTATTTAGCCTGCTAACTGACGTTGCTGAATTTGCAAGACAAGACGTGTTAATGTTTCTAAGTTAAATAATAGGAATACTTTAACAGGAAAGCCAATGTGGGTTGTTGCGTGGCTCTTTGCCTCTTGTGTTGTGGGACGCTATCACgctcagtgtgaccatctgctCTGCCTCTGCCTACAATAGAACACCATGTTATCACTTCATGcaagatttgatttgctgtattaaaataaagtctCCAGCTCTGTAGGCAgataacagaacagaacagaacagaattaaaaatatgaatttctgcttttagtttgtgatattttttcttaaaggaGAACAAAGGACAAttgatttacagagcagatatgtACGCAGTGCACAGAAAAActttaatttcagttggacATGACAATTCTTGTTCATCTTGCCAATCAGACACTTAATGGTTTTTTTAGTAGCTTTAGTagtttttctgacatttctgaAAAGTCAAAATAAGATGCAAGCAAATGTCTGTTTGCATAAGCTAAAATTCTCAGTGAACATACCCAggagcactttaaaaaaatacataattgagAGCTAGTGCCCTAGCAACTCTGACACATCATTGCCGTTTTACACCTAAGATgtaatttcagttattttaatgaCAGGGTTTGCAAATGAGCACAGATTTACTGGAGTTAAGACAAAATGTGAatgttctgtttatttgtttggaaataaaaattttaaaaaagaaagatacatTTGTAAAACTGTTTGGTTGAATACCTCCTGCCATCGCTTCAACATAAGCTTTTATCTGTGCAGTGTACTGCTCAGATACTCTCTGCAATATACCTTGACTTGAAAGTCCTGACAGATGCTGAGGATCAGACATCATCTGTTCTGCTTTTAAGCTAGGCTGAAAGCAAAAAGATTGTTTGAGAATGATcactgtggtttaaaaaaataatgatcaaAGAAATACAGTGTGTCtaaacaatcagaaaatgtgACTAATCTAAGTAAATTGGTAGCTGATTGAACTGGGCTGTAAAACAGTATGTCCTCAGTTTTGACTAAAgtattttaatttgttatatACATTTATGTGTCACTGACTGTACTGATGCAAGGATTGTGGCTTCTTcaacataaaaagaaagaaaaaatacaccCACACATGTTGAATTATAAGGTTAGACATTATCTTCtctactttccttttttcccctcttttacATCACTAATTCCCACCAAAAGACAATCCAGATAATTCTGCAAACTTAAACCTTGAAAATACAGCCACAgctacattttcaaaatgtttcaattcAAAGGAGATGGAAAACCTGCTGCAGTACTTGGctgaatttttattttctatccaGACAACGACACCCAACATAAAGCAATTAAGATACACATGAATGGCTTCAAAATATACTGGAGTATAGTGGTCAGAGTCCAGAGCTCAGTCCAATTGAGAATTTGTGGCAGGACTTGAAAATTGCTTTTCACTGAACTGTCCCCATGAAACCTGATATAGCTTGATGTAGCTTGGGCAGTTTTAGGGAGGAAGAATGGGGGAATGTAAAGTTCAAATGTGCAAAACTGATAGACCTATCTTCAAGACTTAGGCTGTAAATGTTGCCCGAAGTGCCTCAATTAGCTACATATTGGCTTGAAAAGGGTGAAAGCTCTTGTGCAATTTTGCTGTATGCTACTTTCTCTTATACTGTGCCACATTTATAcctatttattgttttcatttttacattaagaCTAGTTTCCAGTGTAAAGAAAGCTGTGATGAAACTGTACAACACTTACCAAAGATCAACAGACTTCTGCTGACATTAGCTGGTTCAGCCAGAGTCCATGATTTTCTCCCTCGATATGTTACCACATGTAAAATAACTATACCTGCtcaaataatatatttgaaatGTCTAACTAATATCCATATCGGTTTACAGTCAGCTACCACCGACAACACGTCAACGTGTATTATCTTTTCCATATGTAATTAGCAGTCGCTCAATGTTAACTATCCAACATAATGCAAGCTGCTCCACCTACAGGACGTTTCCAGTATGACAGGCAACTGTTTCCTGCACATAAAATGCTTCATAAAGCAGGCCCACACccagtaactaagtacatttacccAAGTATTGTAGTTAAGTACACCTTTGAGGTAGCCTACTTGTATTTCAATTAACTATTTcaattttatgctactttatagtTCCACTATacaacatttcagagggaaatactgTACTCTCTTCCCCAACTTCAACTACTTCATCTtcaaactttattgtccccaaGGAGAAATGTGTCTGCAGCCTGGAAAAAGATccagacaaataaacacagacatgataaaatatCAATGGATACATAAACACTTCAAGTGTCAACAGTAAGACTAGAGTATGCATTGCTAAAAACCACCATCATCAGCTGGGTAAATGTTggcatttaacattttgatggCCTGTTAGACCTGACCTTTGGATAAGAGCTCAAACTCTTACAGAGAATGAAGATGACACTTAAATATCTTGAGCCTTAAAAGTTGCTCTACATGTATtagacagctttagttactttttagaTTAAGATTTTTAATTCTAACTGTTATTTACATTGTCACttgtgtgaaaggtgctataggTGTACACATATGTGTAATGTAATATGATGCTGCACTATTACTACTAATTACCCAAAGCATCTAAAATTGGCTCCACATCAATAAACGATGACATTAAAGTGCTCTCACATGTATGTGTTagtgacagaaacaaacattctGATATACTACCATAATATAACACAGCCTGCAAAGGCACCTTTATATTTGATAAAGtactacttatttatttttacttaaggAGCATTTTCAATTCAGGACTTTGacttgtaattgagtatttttagaCGACAGTATTTTTCCCTATACTCAAATAAAGCATCTCAATACTTCGTCTTCCTCGGCTACCTGCAACTATTTTGTGAATGATTTGACCAGAGGGCTGATcaatgtaaataatatataaatcaCAGGGactatgcttttttttttttttttttttttttttaataatctatGACCTATTGATTTAGCTTACTTTTGCACTTTAGCCTTTTCTCAATACAAAAGGATGGCGTTATTTATATAAGTAATCGATCTATGGTCACTGTGTTGCTGTTCAAAACATAATTGAGTTACGGTAAAAATGTAAAGTCGGGCCATTGTTAGATTATAATATTAGACAATTTCCGGATGTGTGGTcgtttttgtaaaataataataaatgtccAGCATCTCCCAaccaaatgtgtttaaatttgAAATCTAGTACCGGAAGTGCACCGTTTTATTTCCACAGCTTGACAACCAATCAATCTAGGAGCGCTACAACGGcatctgtcagtgtgtaatgaCCCCGACAAGAGGAAGAAGCATCTCTcttctcttgtttttaatttttttctctttggatTAAACTGGAGATAATTCATGGAATGTTTTTTGAGTATGggttttgtatgtgttttccccccattttccattttaaactacatttaaggATGTGGTAGCCATGGAGAACCAGCACTTTACAAGAAAGGATCCAGCTGGAGAGCTTTTACGCATAGCACATATTGGAGCGTCGGTGCAGATTACATcgtagaaacagaaaaaaactaagtGTAGAAAAAATATTAGGCTATAGTAACTGCGCTTTGCGTGTTGACTGCACATAATGAGGTACGGACTTGTAGTTCTCACTGCGGGGTTTACAGGTTTGCTCAGTTTTAGCCTCCTCGCAGTGGCAATTGGGACTGATTATTGGTACATCATCGATGTGAATAAACCCAACTACACAGGTCCAGACGACCTGAGTTCACATTCTGGACTTTGGAGAATTATTGAAGGTATGTCGCGTTTGGTTATCTAGATGGCACAAGCCGTAATATATTATAGGCTTTTTAATAATGCTGAACTGTGATAAAATCAGCTGCGCACccttttttcaaatgtgtgaaataaCTTTTATCATTTTGAGCAGTTATTTTCATGTGGCATCAACAATGTTTAGATTAAGTGTTCAGtctattatttttaattaactttaatgTTGGCAATTCCTGAGTCAGTTACTTGTGCAAATAAAATCGGTAGCTATACTATtgacagaaatgacaaaaaatcgATCCAAATTGGATTACATGCGATGGTGATGAAATCTATCATTGCTAATGGATGGATCATGGCAGTCCCTTATGTTACCATGATGTCAGCAGTCCATAGCTAAGCCTATATGAGCCTTGAATTTTTACTCATCACTCCACTATATGTGCAAAAACAGCTTGCAGTGAATCTCAGTTTTGTGACACTGATGTACAGAAAATAATTCtattatttaagtaaaaaagaCTCAGATTATCAGAttatttaaaattcatattttcttcATGGAACAAACAGGCTGGACAAATGTGCAATAATAAATCCCAAACCTATTGTTTAATTTCTCTTTGTGAGTGATAACTCTATAGCTGAGACCATCCTGTATCAGCCCCTGCAGGGAGCTGCAGATACATTCTAAAGGATATGTGTCAACACAGCTCCAATATAATCTGCTTGTTGGCTACTCAGTTTGAGGTACAGGTCCAAGTGTCCAATTTGGTGCTGATGGTGCAGAAGTGTCACACATACAGGACTGAGAATCATACGCAGGTGTCCTACAGAGAtctgttttattgatttaattaaatgacTGTGCACGTTTTTCTATCTCtaactaataattatttgtgCAGCTCTAGgacaaaaaagtcacaatgtTTGGTCTTACTGCCCTATACGCACATTGTGACcttttcttttgacattttcaggagcaaaCAGGAGTTCAGTCATCCCTTCTTTTACAGCAAATATGTCCAGCCTGTCAGAGGCAGAGAGGCACCTTCTTGGTGAGTGGGTTTGTTTATCAGCTGCCACAGAAGTTGATAAATAAATTGGCATGTCAGGGTTTCTTTATGATAATAACTGAAGTGAGGTGTAGTTGGCTgccaaaaaacatcacatttacaaGCTCTAGGGTGTTGTCAGAAAATCGAATCCAGATCCAAAGATTGAAATTTTGCAAAAATAGTGTGTGTTGttcatttgaattaaaaagGTGATGTTCTGACATTGCAAGGATTAGGAGTTTTCAAAAACAGTCCCTGTTTGCAAGTTagacaatgaaataaaatgtccaCTGTGACAGATGCTAGTTCAAGTAAGAAGTCTCAAGACTCTGCAAGTTGATTTCCGTACCCTTgtgacatgaaaatgaaaaccaacGGTTCCCTGGATGGTAGAATTCAATCTAAAAATCTCAGCTACATTTGCAATTGGTTGCACAGCAGTCATGTAAAATCCAGCTGATTTAGTAGTTAAGGCTCTAAGATATGCAGCATAGTCTGTTAAAATCTCAAAgctcattttgtgtttatgtgtgtgtatacatcttggattatgtgtgttttcaggcttGCACAAAGTGGTGGTCATCGTGTTGCCTCTCAGCCTGATCCTGCTGGTGTTTGGTTGGATCTTTGGAATTGTTAGCTCATTGGCCCGCAGTCCCAACTTTCTGGCTGGAACGGCATCCTACTTTCTCTTCTGCAGTAGGTCCACACataaattgtattgtttttgtatgaGATTGTAGCAATAACATGCACTTTGTGAGCCGGCCCTGGAGGAAATCCCTTGCTTGGTTATGTCAGTGGGAAAGATGCAGTGTGTGGGCGGCACATGGTGCACATTCaggtgcatttgtgtgtgtgtgtgtgtgtgtgtgtgtgtgcttacttCAACTAACCTTGAAAATCCCATTTAACTCCTCACACTCACATTCTTTCTTAAGGGCAACTGCTAGAGGCTCATTTCTCAGACATTAGCAGTGGAGCACAATGATGGCCAATTATGAGAACACTGTGATTATTGTAGTGTAAATATTATATCTTACAGTTGACTGGAAAAGTCAATTATTATACAGATACATCTTCAATATCTGTGTGAGAAGAATACAAAATCTCATTTGACTTAATAGAACTGAGTTGGGTAATGGTCTTTTTTGCCTAAACAGTTAGCAGTGTGTGAAGATGGGGAATTGTATGGTGTCTATAAGGAAAAAAGTAGCAGAACACTTGTGGTGTGAGGGTACTGAGTGAGAGGGTACTGAGCAGCACTTCGGTCTCTTTATTCAgtccttttgtctgtttttgtgaatAGACACTAAATGATTGTCTTACgatattgaaataaaatgatagTATAGTAAGAAGTGGTCTGAGAAGGACGCTCCCCCATTGTAAATCTTAGTTTTGACAGTGTTTTCCAAATAGTACCACGCTGTTGGATGgtgtaaataaaaatagtttGTTCTAGCACTAGAGagatttgtgacattttttttttttttttttttttaaatctccattgcaaaaaagaaataatacatttgggTTGGTCCTTGATGAGCCTGGACATGCACAAAGACACCAAGCAGCCACAAATTCTCTGTATGAGTATGAACATAATCAATAGAATTGATCACAGCATGTGATTACTGATAATGATGCAGTGACTTCAGAGGAGCTCGTCCTTGATTGAAAGATTTGTTTTAGCCTCCCCTAGGAGTCATCAGCAGGctcttttttgtgtcattttctgttCCGATCGTGTCACTGGAAGTATCAACAAAACtgaattcctttttttgttgaaattggCTATGATCAAATGGAAAGCCATTCAGTATATTATGTACTGGAGAGTCTTTGAGTAGAAATCCTGGCTTTGATAGTTGATATGCTGGTTATTTAAATGGTCAGATAAGGATGCACTTTCATCATCATATAGTATCAGAAAGATAGCTATTTGATTAGGTCTGAAGTCTAAGGGAATGACTGTTTTTATCTAGACTTGGGTATGGTTGAGGGTAAATGTATGAATTTGTAACGGAGGCAGAAGGTCTTATTATATACTTGCCATCTCTGCTGACAGGCACAGCCTCCCACGTCACACAGAAGAGACAGCTAATTTCATGCTTTGCACCAAATGTCCTGTCCACATCTCTACATCATCAAAAGGTCTGCGAGCACTGAGCTCCTCTACTTTCAAAAAGGCCTCTCATATAAGGCGAACAGAAAAGGGGTAATGGATTTCAGCGCTGTgatctgttttttccccctatctTATTTAATGCATTAGAAGCCTATTTCTGAGTTTGATATTGTAGTATGATACATTATATGTCCAAATAGAAGCTTATGTTGATTTTGTAGGTCTTAAAAATGCAATCCAATCTGAACCCTCACATCACATCCCACAATATTGGTGAATCTGTCTCTTTGGATAGATtctaaggggggaaaaaacatctaTTTCCATCTTTCTGTGTCATCTACAATATATTACTTCCTCTTGATTGTGTAGCTAGTTGTTTTAAAAAGCTACCTTCAATctactaaaatgttaaaattgtaaTTGCTTTTGTGAGTGAGCAAAATTGATTTATAGCAAATTGTTGGTGTGGTATTGGTGCAGAAACAGCTAGTACCCAATGTAAAGTGAGAGGGAACTATACAAGACATACTGTACACGAGAGACTACACATATAAAATGGATGTCGACTAGAACTAAAGGTGAAATGTTGCCCATATGGGAGTACTAATC
This window contains:
- the LOC134000160 gene encoding transmembrane protein 235-like, which translates into the protein MRYGLVVLTAGFTGLLSFSLLAVAIGTDYWYIIDVNKPNYTGPDDLSSHSGLWRIIEGANRSSVIPSFTANMSSLSEAERHLLGLHKVVVIVLPLSLILLVFGWIFGIVSSLARSPNFLAGTASYFLFCSVFTLTGVSIYIRYSNQAMEEFQRVVSPENLAYVDVSFGWSLATAWLSYSMEVATGLLLMLAARITQMKGHYDSGVTIAIL